The following proteins are co-located in the Triticum aestivum cultivar Chinese Spring chromosome 1A, IWGSC CS RefSeq v2.1, whole genome shotgun sequence genome:
- the LOC123183210 gene encoding uncharacterized protein translates to MDPSRSSRVPKNKLSAPEPLGQITPSEPPASTNTCQDDAAHKSQRKHIEDYISQLRQKLLDDFVKTFLPKLLDDFEKTFLQRTNSSDPTACLEECRMTCVAALVLKAVPQHVNEHYEWRLTSGKLPIFKELENEALTPTFEDQSMTDGRTHSPHENSVRTTNDAKEATSKAPPDTRDSSRISLPLGGATVDLPGPSLS, encoded by the exons ATGGATCCGTCTCGCTCTAGCAGGGTCCCGAAGAACAAGTTGTCTGCACCAGAACCTCTTGGGCAAATAACGCCTTCAGAACCGCCTGCTTCTACAAATACATGTCAAGATGATGCAGCACACAAGAGTCAGCGTAAGCATATTGAAG ATTATATCTCCCAGCTGAGGCAAAAACTTCTTGATGATTTCGTAAAAACATTCCTGCCGAAACTTCTCGATGATTTCGAAAAAACATTCCTGCAGCGTACCAACTCAAGTGATCCAACAGCTTGCTTGGAAGAATGTAGAATGACATGCGTCGCTGCCCTTGTTTTGAAGGCCGTTCCCCAG CATGTGAATGAACATTATGAGTGGAGACTTACGTCAGGAAAACTGCCTATCTTCAAGGAGCTGGAAAATGAAGCCCTCACTCCCACATTCGAGGACCAGAGCATGACCGATGGCCGTACTCATTCTCCACATGAAAATTCAGTCCGTACCACAAATGATGCGAAGGAAGCGACAAGTAAAG CTCCTCCTGACACGAGGGACTCGTCCAGGATTTCCCTGCCTCTCGGCGGGGCGACCGTCGATCTGCCTGGACCCTCGTTGTCTTAG